The nucleotide window GCTGCATGGGGTCAACCACCTACAAGGAATATCGCCAGTTCTTCGAGAAGGACAGGGCACTGGTGCGCCGGTTCCAGAAGATCGACGTCAACGAGCCGTCTGTGCCTGATGCCATCGATATCCTGAAGGGTCTGAAGCCCTATTTCGAGGACTATCACAGCGTCAAGTTCACCAACGAGGCGATCAAGTCGGCCGTTGAATTGTCGGCGCGTTACATCCATGACCGGAAACTGCCGGACAAGGCGATTGACGTCATCGACGAGACCGGCGCTGCCCAGCAGTTGCTGCCGGTGTCCAAACGCCGCAAGAGCATCACGGTGCGGGAAGTGGAAGCCACTGTTGCGACCATGGCTCGCATTCCGCCAAAGACCGTTTCCAAGGACGACCGCGAGGTCCTGTCCAATCTGGAACTCAATCTCAAGCGGATGGTCTATGGACAGGATCAGGCCATTGATGCCCTGACCAGCCAGATCAAGCTGGCGCGGGCGGGCCTGCGCGAACCGGAAAAGCCGATTGGCAGCTATCTGTTCTCCGGCCCGACCGGGGTTGGCAAGACAGAAGTGTCACGTCAGTTGGCCGATCTGATGGGCGTGGAACTGTTGCGCTTCGACATGTCGGAATATATGGAGAAGCATACCATTTCCCGCTTGATCGGTGCGCCTCCGGGCTATGTCGGGTTTGATCAGGGTGGTCTGTTGACCGACGGCGTCGACCAGCATCCGCATTGCGTGCTGTTGCTTGACGAAATCGAGAAGGCACATCCGGATCTCTACAACATCCTCTTGCAGGTGATGGACCACGGCAAGCTGACCGACCATAACGGCAAGCAGGTGGATTTCCGCAATGTCATCCTGATCATGACGACCAACGCCGGAGCGGCTGAAATGGACAAGCCTGCGATCGGCTTCACCCAGTCTGCCCGGTCGGGGGACGATGAGGAAGCGATCAACAAGCTGTTCACGCCGGAATTCCGCAACCGTCTTGATGCTGTCATTCCGTTCGCAGCGCTGCCGACGGAGGTTATCCATCAGGTCGTGCGCAAGTTCGTCATGCAGCTGGAAGCCCAGTTGGCAGATCGCGGGGTGACCTTCGAGCTGACCGATGCTGCTACCGCATGGCTGGCCAAGAAGGGTTACGATCCGAAGATGGGCGCCCGTCCACTGGGCCGGGTCATCCAGGAGCATATCAAGCGGCCGCTGGCCGATGAGATCCTGTTTGGCAAGTTGATCAAGGGGGGCACCGTGCGCGTCGACATCGACCTCGACAACATGGAGAAACTGTTCCTCAAGGTCATCGACGAGGACGAGCCGGAACCAGCCAAGGAAGAGGCCGAAGCGCCAAAGGCGAAGAAGCCGAGCGCCAAGGCAGCAAGCGGCGAGGCGGGCAAGCAGACTAGCCGCAAATCGCCCGCAAGGAAAAAGGCGGCGGTTCCGAGCGTCGCCAAAGCCGACAAGAAATAGCAACAAGGAGCGCCTGCGGTAACGTGGGCGCTTTTTTCCATGTTTCCCCAAATGCCCGGCTGGTTGCGAAATCTGTTGTTGTTCTTTGCCTTTGCCCTCGTTTCCCTGATGGGGGCAAGCGCCATCATGCGAGCCGCCTTTCCCAACGGGATTTTTGGCAGCCTCATTGATCCGGCAACCGGGCGGGCCGATGGCATCGAGCTTCTGAAGAATATCCTCACTCTTGCTGCGGGGCTGATGCTGGCGCTCTCGCTGCTCTATCTGCAGTTCTTTGACGACAAATGAGTGTGCGCCAGAGCCGGCCCTGATCAAAGTCCGCTTGCAATGCAGGCGATTTGACGATACATGATTGGGCATGAACCAGATGTGCAACCAGTTTCAGTCGATTATTCTCACCATTCCTTGAATGGTGGGTTTTCGTGTGCGCATATCACTTATCGGAACCCGCCTGAGGCGGGTTTTTTGTTGCCGTCTCTCGGGATTTTTCAAGGAGACGGAAATGACCTCCCAAGCATTGCAAACTGTTATCGAAGCTGCTGACCGGGCGATCTCGGCAG belongs to uncultured Cohaesibacter sp. and includes:
- the clpA gene encoding ATP-dependent Clp protease ATP-binding subunit ClpA, with product MPSFSNSLEAALHKALMTANERSQEFATLEHLLFALIGDSDAAAVMRACGVDLDLLEKNLLDYIDNELSNLVMANGQDSKPTAGFQRVIQRAVIHVQSSGREEVTGANVLVAIFAERESHAAYFLHEQDMTRYDAVNYISHGIAKAPGFADGVAPTGVDDDMEEDFDFDEDDEEEGGRKAEALKAYAVNLNDKAREGKIDVLIGRDAEIHRTIQVLCRRSKNNPLFVGDPGVGKTAIAEGLAKRIVEDKVPDVLKGATIFSLDMGTLLAGTRYRGDFEERLKRVIKEIEDYDGAILFIDEIHTVIGAGATSGGAMDASNLLKPSLAAGNLRCMGSTTYKEYRQFFEKDRALVRRFQKIDVNEPSVPDAIDILKGLKPYFEDYHSVKFTNEAIKSAVELSARYIHDRKLPDKAIDVIDETGAAQQLLPVSKRRKSITVREVEATVATMARIPPKTVSKDDREVLSNLELNLKRMVYGQDQAIDALTSQIKLARAGLREPEKPIGSYLFSGPTGVGKTEVSRQLADLMGVELLRFDMSEYMEKHTISRLIGAPPGYVGFDQGGLLTDGVDQHPHCVLLLDEIEKAHPDLYNILLQVMDHGKLTDHNGKQVDFRNVILIMTTNAGAAEMDKPAIGFTQSARSGDDEEAINKLFTPEFRNRLDAVIPFAALPTEVIHQVVRKFVMQLEAQLADRGVTFELTDAATAWLAKKGYDPKMGARPLGRVIQEHIKRPLADEILFGKLIKGGTVRVDIDLDNMEKLFLKVIDEDEPEPAKEEAEAPKAKKPSAKAASGEAGKQTSRKSPARKKAAVPSVAKADKK